Within Saccharomonospora cyanea NA-134, the genomic segment GGCCTGGCGACGGCGCTGCGATGCCACCAGGCTGGCTGGAACGTGCTCGTTGTCGAGCGCGCGCCGGGAAGGCGCAGCAGCGGTTACCTGGTGAACCTGCTGGGATACGGCTATGACGCCGCGGACCGGCTGGGTGTGCTCCCCGAACTGACAGGCCGGGACATCGGCGCGTTCACCTCGGTCCTCGTCAAGGCCGACGGCCGGCCGAAGTTCGCTGTTCCAGCCGAACTCGCTCAGTCCGCACTCGGGTCTCGGGCGATCACGGTGTTCCGCGGCGATCTGGAATCCGCCCTGTTCGAGGCTGTACGCGACATCGTCCCCATCCGCTTCGGCACCACCGTGCACACCGTCACACAGAGCGCCGATGAGGTCGAGGTCGTACTCAGTGACGGCACCTCCGAGCGCGCCGACCTTCTCGTCGGCGCCGATGGCGTGCACTCCGGTGTCCGCGAGCTCGTGTTCGGCCCGGAGACCGACTTCCGCGTGGACTTCCGGCACCTTGTCGCGGCGTTCCCCCTGGAGCGGGTTCCGCAGGACGTGCCGGAGGGGGCCGGTACCACCTACATCGGCCCTGGACGTACGGCGGCGGTGATCAACTTGGGGCCGGGGCGGTCATCGGCCTTCTTCACCTACCGCGACGCGGACCCGGAAGCCGAGCTGACGAAAGGACCGGGGCGAGCCCTCACCACGGCTTTCGGAGATCTGGGCGGAGGCGTTCCCGCCGTTCTCCGCCAGCTCGCCGCCGACCCGGCCGACGCCTATTTCGATTCGGTCAGCCAGATCACGATGGACTCGTGGAGCCGGGGTCGAGTGGTGCTGGTCGGCGACGCGGCCTGGTGCGTCACGCTGTTCGCCGGTTACGGTGCAGCCCTCGCGCTCACCGGGGCCGACCAGCTCGGCGCCGCCCTCGAAGCGCACGGCCGTGACGTCCCCTCGGCGTTGACGCACTGGGAGAAGCCGCTGCGCACCGAGGTCCGCAAACGACAGGCACTGGCCCGTAAGGGAATGAGTCAGTACGCACCGCCCTCCACGGCTCACGTCTTGGCGCGCGAACTGATGATCCGCGCTATCCGGTTGCCCCCGCTGCGCAAGCTGGTCCAGCGGTCCGTCCAACGCGCGAACGCCCGCACCACCGACCGACCGTGACAGGTGGTCAACCGGCGCCCCCGGCCTCACCCTTCGACACGACCCGGAAGACGGGGTAACCCGAAGCCACCCGCTCGAACTCCGCCAGCGGCGCGTTCTTGCCGACCGGCAGGTGCGCCCTGGCGTTGGGCGCCCGGTGCAGATATGCCTTGAGGACCGGAGCCCGTCGCTCGGGTCCCACCTCTTCCAGCCGCACCCGCTCACGACGGCCGTGGCGGAGGACGACCTCACCCCGCGCGGCTCGCACGTTGCGCACCCAGTTCGCACCGCCGCCGAGCATCGAGACGAGATAGCGCTCGCCACCGACAACGGTCATGACCAGCGGCAGCATGACGATCCTGCCCGAACTCCGCCCTGCCACCTCCAACGTGACGAGGCGGTTCGGGGCCACTCCCCTGGCGTACAGCGCCGCGGTGGCTCGGTCGAGCAGGCGGGCGAGCCGATTCGGGTGCCCGCCGCGATAGAACCACGTCTTCAAACCCATCGCCCACTCCTCTACAACGTACATGTACACCGTACAGGGCCCCTTTACGCTGTACAATCGCGCAGCGATGGCACACGAAGCAGTCGACACGGAAAGGCCCCCTCTCACTCCTCGGACAGTGGTCGGCGCGGCACTCTCACTCGCCGAATCCGCCGGTCTGGAATCGGTCACGATCCGGCGACTGGCCAAGGAGTTGGGCGTGACGCCCATGGCGCTCTACTGGCACTTCCGCAACAAGGACGAGCTGCTGGACGGTATGGTCGGCGAACTCTACTCACAGATGGAGCCCACTGCGGACTCTTCAGCGCCCTGGCCTCGACAGCTCCGGGACCTCCTCGGCTCGGTCATCGACGTTCTGCGCAGGTACCCGTCGGCCGCGCCCTTGTTCGCCACCCGCAGCCCGGCGTCCGAAAGCAGCCTGCGGATCACCGAGGCACTGCTCGACATCCTGAGGCGCGGCGGGTTCTCACCGAGGGACGCAACACAGATCGCGAGGCACGCACTGAGCACTCTCGCCCATCTCGTCGAAGCGGTCCCCCGGCCGGACAACCCCGAGCTGACGGAGACCCGACGCCGGATGCGGCTCTTTCTGGAGTCGCTGGAACCCGACCGGTTCCCCCGTCTTGCCGAGGCGGCGAACCCGTTGAGCGAGTGCGAGGACCCCGAACGCCACATCCGGTTCGGCCTCGACCTCCTCGTCGGAGGTGTCGAAGCGATGGCCCGCAACAGATGAGACCGGACTCCCGGGAGAACGTCACTTCCTCGGCAGGCCGCACGCCGCTTCACCGTGGGTGGTGGCGGTGAGGTAGCGGTTCGACTCCGGACGGAACATCGACACCAGCGCGGCGACCACCGCGCCGAGGTGCACGACACGACTCACCGCGAACAGCCAGTCAGCGGCGGCGAAGGCCGCGAGGGTTTCGCCGAGGTCGTTGCCGTCCAGTAGCCATCGGACCGGATCGATCAGCAGAGACGCCCCGCCGAGCATCCCCAACAGCAGTGTCAACGCCCAGCGAGCCCAGTTCCGCCCTCCGA encodes:
- a CDS encoding TetR/AcrR family transcriptional regulator C-terminal domain-containing protein encodes the protein MAHEAVDTERPPLTPRTVVGAALSLAESAGLESVTIRRLAKELGVTPMALYWHFRNKDELLDGMVGELYSQMEPTADSSAPWPRQLRDLLGSVIDVLRRYPSAAPLFATRSPASESSLRITEALLDILRRGGFSPRDATQIARHALSTLAHLVEAVPRPDNPELTETRRRMRLFLESLEPDRFPRLAEAANPLSECEDPERHIRFGLDLLVGGVEAMARNR
- a CDS encoding FAD-dependent oxidoreductase, whose protein sequence is MVNGAGRTARAGRVIVVGAGIAGLATALRCHQAGWNVLVVERAPGRRSSGYLVNLLGYGYDAADRLGVLPELTGRDIGAFTSVLVKADGRPKFAVPAELAQSALGSRAITVFRGDLESALFEAVRDIVPIRFGTTVHTVTQSADEVEVVLSDGTSERADLLVGADGVHSGVRELVFGPETDFRVDFRHLVAAFPLERVPQDVPEGAGTTYIGPGRTAAVINLGPGRSSAFFTYRDADPEAELTKGPGRALTTAFGDLGGGVPAVLRQLAADPADAYFDSVSQITMDSWSRGRVVLVGDAAWCVTLFAGYGAALALTGADQLGAALEAHGRDVPSALTHWEKPLRTEVRKRQALARKGMSQYAPPSTAHVLARELMIRAIRLPPLRKLVQRSVQRANARTTDRP